Below is a window of Acidobacteriota bacterium DNA.
CAGACGGTAGTAGAGATCCTCGCGGAACGTGCCGTCGGCAACCTGCTTGTCGAGATCACGATTGGTCGCAGCGATCACTCGCACGTCGACGGCTATTTCGCTCGTACCTCCGACCGGGCGCACGCTGCGTTCCTGCAACACGCGGAGCAGTTTGACCTGCATGGGCATGGTCATCTCGCTGATTTCATCGAGGAAGATCGTGCCCTGATCAGCAACTTCGAAGAGGCCGCGCTTGTTCTGGTTGGCTCCCGTGAATGCGCCCTTCACGTAGCCGAAGAGTTCGCTTTCCAGTAGCGTCTCCGGAAATGCGCCGCAGTTTACGGACACAAAGCCTTCCGTCGCGCGCGGGGAGCAGGTATGGACGGCGCGGGCAACCAGTTCTTTTCCGGTTCCACTCTCGCCGTAGACGAGAATCGTGCTCTGGGTCGAAGCCACCGTACGTATGGTTTGCTTCAGCTTTTCCAGCGTCGGACTGACGCCGATAATATTATCGAGCGAGTTGCGAGTTGCGGCATCGCGCCGCAATGCAAAATTCTGGCGGCTGAGTGAAACTTTTTCGAGAGCGCGCGCGATCCCGAGCTTGATTTCGTCGACTAGACCGGGGCTCTTGCGGATGTAATCGGTAGCTCCGCCCGCTTTCACGGCCTGGATGGCCGCATCGTAGTCATCGACTGCAGTCATCAGGATGACGGCGGTGTCCGGCGAAACCTGGTGCGCATAACGCAGCACTTCGATGCCATCCACGTTCGGCATCTTAATGTCGGTCACGATGACGTCGAAGAGGGCGCTTTCGATCTTGCGACGGGCCGCGTCACCACCGGTGACGGTTTCCACTTTGTGGCCTTCGCGGCGCAACGCGATGTCGAGCAGTTCGCAGATGGAGCGCTCGTCGTCGCAAACCAGGATGCTACCCACGAGTCCCTCCTCCCGCAGCAGCGGCGTTGGCGTTGACGGTCAGTGTGGTGGCAGGCACTGTCGGGACCCCGGCTTCCAGACGTCGCAGCCGAACTACAAAACTTGTTCCCTTGCCTACTTCCGAACGTGCCCATACCTTGCCTTCGTGCGCCTGCACAATCTGGTACACGATGGCGAGACCAAGTCCGGTGCCGCCCTCAAAATTTGACTGGAAGGGCTCAAATATTTTTTCGGTCTGTTGCGGGCTGATGCCGGGTCCGGTATCCGCAAAGCTCAGTTCCCAGTCCGTGCCACGCTCCACGAGAGACGCAGTCAGCGTGCCGCTCATGTTCTTCATGGCGCGCACTGCGTTCTCGCTGAAATTCCAGAACACTTGCTTGAGTTTGTCGCCGTCCGCAAGAACCCATGCCTCGGACGGCGGCAACACTCGGCGCAAACGAATGCCGGAGTTTTCCGAAGTCAACCGATTTTCGAGCAGCGTGAGTGTGTCTTGCAGTAGCGGGATCAGGTTGACGCGCTCAAAGCGATATTGTTTGCCCCGCGAATATGCAAGGAAGTCGGTAATGATGTTGTTCAGACGATCCGATTCACGGGTAACAATCTGCAGAAGCTTGCGTTGCTCCTCATTCAAAGCCGGCGCATCGGACAACATACTCACGGACCCGGCGATCGACGTCAGCGGGTTGCGAATCTCATGCGCGATGGCAGCTGCCAGGCGGCCTACCGCAGCCAGGCGGTCCTGCAGGCGCATCTCGCGCTCCAGGCGGCGAATCTCGGTGAGGTCGTCGAAAGTGTAGACAAAGCCCAGTTCGCCGGGAACATTGACGTTCAATGCGGAAGCCATCACGCGAAACGTCTTGCGAAATCCGTTGTTCGCATTGCAGCGGACTTCCGCATCACTGCGTCCTGATCCGACGTGCGGCAAGGGATCGAGAAAAAGGTCCGTGACGGAGCGGCCGCGCAGCTCTGCTTCGGAAGTTTCCAGCAGTTGTTGCGCGGCACGATTCACCAGCGTGATGCGTCCATCGAGGCCCGTCGCGATTACTCCGCCGCTCATGGATTGCACGATGTTTTCATGCAGGGCCTGCAGGTTCTGCAGCGCACCACTTGCGTCCTTTAACCGGACGTCGGCCTGGCGCAACTTCGTCACCAGGAGCCCAGCGAGATACGCAATCGCAAAATATGCGAACAGGTTCACGAACATGACTACCTGGAGCGCCTTCAACTTCGGATGCGACGAGGAAAATGTAGGGATCACTCCGTAGTAGTCGAGTTCAAGAACGGTTCCAAACAGGATGAATGCCAGCGCGCCACTCAGGAAGCCCCAGGATCGCGGCAGCAACATGCAGGCAACGATGATGACCAGCGGATAAAGAAAGTTGAGAGAGCTGTCGATGCCGCCTGTGAGGTGGACGATCAGCGTAACCATCGCCAGGTCGCTCAACACCTGCAACATGGCCTGCAGGCGGCTCTCGGTCCACACGGATACCAGGAAAAGAAAGAACAGGGACAGCGCGAACCACAACACCATCGCTGTGAGGAACGGCAGAATCGGTACCGGGCTCGGCGTAAGGCGGATCACCGCCAGCTCGATGGCGAGCAGGACGGTGAGGATCAACAGCCGGACCTTAACCAGCCAGGTCAGCCAATTCCGCTCGTCAGAGATGGAATGCATGGGAAAGTTCGTCGTCGGTCATTGGTCGTCGGTCGTTCGCGACCACCTCAGAGTGGCTTCGAGCCGCGAGCTTGAACCGGCTTGCTCGCAGCCCGAGGCTCGTAGCTCGCAGCTATCCTGCCAATTTCGAAATCATCGAGAACAACGGCATGTACAGCGAAATAACGATGCCGCCAACGGTGATGCCGAGCATGCCGATGATGATGGGCTCTAACATCGCCAACATATCTTTAGTTG
It encodes the following:
- a CDS encoding sigma-54-dependent Fis family transcriptional regulator, with product MGSILVCDDERSICELLDIALRREGHKVETVTGGDAARRKIESALFDVIVTDIKMPNVDGIEVLRYAHQVSPDTAVILMTAVDDYDAAIQAVKAGGATDYIRKSPGLVDEIKLGIARALEKVSLSRQNFALRRDAATRNSLDNIIGVSPTLEKLKQTIRTVASTQSTILVYGESGTGKELVARAVHTCSPRATEGFVSVNCGAFPETLLESELFGYVKGAFTGANQNKRGLFEVADQGTIFLDEISEMTMPMQVKLLRVLQERSVRPVGGTSEIAVDVRVIAATNRDLDKQVADGTFREDLYYRLSVIPIRVPALRERREDIPLLTNHFLKKYAPAAGKSIHSVDKLSLDALCGYDWPGNVRQLENTIERAVALESGSELRVELPAERPKARAVAAGAETPFSIPAGSVLPEGVNMENYVAHIERTLLQSALGQSHGVQVKAADILGISYRSFRHLMKKYEV
- a CDS encoding PAS domain S-box protein, whose translation is MHSISDERNWLTWLVKVRLLILTVLLAIELAVIRLTPSPVPILPFLTAMVLWFALSLFFLFLVSVWTESRLQAMLQVLSDLAMVTLIVHLTGGIDSSLNFLYPLVIIVACMLLPRSWGFLSGALAFILFGTVLELDYYGVIPTFSSSHPKLKALQVVMFVNLFAYFAIAYLAGLLVTKLRQADVRLKDASGALQNLQALHENIVQSMSGGVIATGLDGRITLVNRAAQQLLETSEAELRGRSVTDLFLDPLPHVGSGRSDAEVRCNANNGFRKTFRVMASALNVNVPGELGFVYTFDDLTEIRRLEREMRLQDRLAAVGRLAAAIAHEIRNPLTSIAGSVSMLSDAPALNEEQRKLLQIVTRESDRLNNIITDFLAYSRGKQYRFERVNLIPLLQDTLTLLENRLTSENSGIRLRRVLPPSEAWVLADGDKLKQVFWNFSENAVRAMKNMSGTLTASLVERGTDWELSFADTGPGISPQQTEKIFEPFQSNFEGGTGLGLAIVYQIVQAHEGKVWARSEVGKGTSFVVRLRRLEAGVPTVPATTLTVNANAAAAGGGTRG